The proteins below come from a single Fodinicola acaciae genomic window:
- a CDS encoding APC family permease codes for MEVPVTTLARRLGLGDAVVIGLGSMIGAGVFAAFGPAARAAGTGLLIGLAIAAVIAYCNATASAQLAAAYPTSGGTYVYGRERLGDWWGFTAGWGFVVGKTASCAAMALTFATYAVPGPWWLQRLVAVVAVVGLAALNYRGVTKTALVTRVLVAISVIALAVVVIGIAVSGQPSAANLGSLGVGGPYGVLQAAGLIFFAFAGYARIATMGEEVRDPERTIPRAIPVALAITVVIYLVVAVAALLAIGPDRLAASPAPLATAVGVVLSPVVRAGAAFAALGALLALIAGIGRTTLAMARNRDLPGWLAAVHPRHRVPHHAEIALAIVVSVLVLAGDLRGVIGFSSFGVLIYYAIANTAAYTQPAEQRRWPRALNVFGLIGCLVLVAALPWQSVVAGLAMFAVGLIGRFVVR; via the coding sequence ATGGAGGTGCCGGTGACGACGCTGGCTCGGCGGCTCGGTCTCGGCGACGCCGTGGTGATCGGCCTGGGGTCGATGATCGGCGCCGGCGTCTTCGCGGCCTTCGGTCCGGCGGCGCGGGCGGCCGGCACCGGCCTGCTGATCGGCCTGGCGATCGCCGCCGTGATCGCATATTGCAACGCCACCGCCTCCGCGCAGCTGGCGGCCGCCTATCCGACCTCCGGCGGCACCTATGTCTATGGCCGCGAGCGCCTCGGCGACTGGTGGGGCTTCACCGCCGGATGGGGTTTTGTCGTAGGAAAAACCGCGTCCTGCGCGGCGATGGCGCTGACCTTCGCCACGTACGCGGTCCCCGGCCCGTGGTGGCTGCAGCGGCTGGTCGCGGTCGTCGCCGTCGTCGGCCTGGCGGCGCTGAATTACCGCGGTGTCACCAAAACAGCGCTGGTGACGCGGGTTTTGGTGGCGATCAGCGTGATCGCGCTGGCGGTCGTGGTGATCGGCATCGCGGTGAGCGGTCAACCGAGTGCGGCCAATCTCGGATCGCTCGGGGTTGGTGGACCGTACGGCGTTTTGCAGGCAGCCGGCCTGATTTTCTTTGCGTTCGCCGGATACGCGCGCATCGCGACGATGGGTGAGGAGGTGCGCGATCCGGAGCGTACGATCCCTCGCGCCATCCCGGTCGCGCTGGCGATCACGGTCGTCATTTACCTGGTCGTCGCGGTCGCGGCTCTGCTGGCCATCGGACCGGACCGGCTCGCGGCCTCACCCGCGCCGCTGGCGACCGCGGTCGGCGTTGTGTTGTCGCCGGTCGTACGCGCCGGCGCCGCTTTCGCTGCTTTGGGCGCGCTGCTCGCCCTGATCGCCGGCATTGGCCGCACAACGCTGGCGATGGCGCGAAACCGCGACCTGCCAGGTTGGCTGGCGGCCGTACATCCACGCCATCGCGTGCCGCATCACGCGGAGATCGCGCTCGCGATCGTCGTGAGCGTCCTCGTGCTGGCTGGAGATTTACGTGGTGTCATTGGGTTTTCGTCGTTTGGCGTGCTGATCTATTACGCGATCGCCAACACCGCCGCATACACGCAGCCGGCCGAGCAGCGGCGTTGGCCGCGCGCTCTCAACGTCTTTGGCCTGATCGGTTGCCTCGTGCTGGTCGCTGCGCTGCCGTGGCAGTCGGTCGTCGCGGGTCTGGCGATGTTCGCGGTCGGCCTGATCGGCCGTTTCGTGGTGAGATAG
- a CDS encoding DUF397 domain-containing protein → MSAVVFAEANWRKSTRSGGNGGQCVEVGQAPASIGLRDSKDPTGPVLAVAAPHFATFVTAVKADHFRASH, encoded by the coding sequence ATGTCTGCCGTAGTCTTCGCCGAAGCGAATTGGCGCAAATCCACGCGCAGCGGAGGCAACGGCGGTCAATGTGTCGAGGTCGGCCAGGCGCCCGCGTCGATCGGCCTCCGCGACTCGAAGGACCCGACCGGCCCCGTACTCGCCGTCGCCGCACCCCACTTCGCCACCTTCGTCACCGCTGTGAAGGCCGACCACTTCCGCGCATCTCATTAG
- a CDS encoding TetR/AcrR family transcriptional regulator — protein MAYDAEDTRRRIFEAAAAEFAEHGLAGARVDRIASAARANKQAIYLYYGSKEKLFSAILRAKLDEVRMAIAVDLDGVAESVGQIFDWYAEHPELIRLLLWDALEAGDTGDDEWRAAFQEKVDRLVVGTDDNERRNAQDMLFTIMGLISWNFAVPRMCRLVLDESTDQAALARRREAVIQTVRVLAANRC, from the coding sequence ATGGCGTATGACGCGGAAGACACCAGGCGGCGGATCTTCGAGGCCGCCGCCGCCGAGTTCGCCGAGCACGGCCTGGCCGGCGCCAGGGTCGACCGGATCGCGTCCGCGGCGAGGGCCAACAAGCAGGCGATCTATCTTTACTACGGCAGCAAGGAAAAGCTGTTTTCGGCCATCCTGCGCGCGAAACTCGACGAGGTCCGGATGGCGATCGCGGTCGACCTGGACGGGGTCGCCGAGTCGGTCGGGCAGATCTTCGACTGGTATGCCGAGCATCCGGAGCTGATCAGGCTGCTGCTGTGGGACGCGCTGGAGGCCGGCGACACCGGTGACGACGAGTGGCGCGCCGCCTTCCAGGAGAAGGTCGACCGCCTGGTCGTCGGCACGGACGACAACGAGCGCCGCAACGCGCAGGACATGCTGTTCACGATCATGGGGCTGATCTCCTGGAACTTCGCGGTGCCGCGGATGTGCCGGCTGGTCCTCGACGAGTCGACCGACCAGGCGGCGCTGGCTCGGCGCCGCGAGGCCGTCATCCAGACAGTGCGCGTGTTGGCCGCCAACCGCTGCTGA
- a CDS encoding cytochrome P450 encodes MKQPPSVVDGGRELLGWLREMRDDEPVAVDAYGMYHVFRFDDVQAVTTDPPVFSSDFTRIMPQVEEGAKGSLITADPPLHRKLRRLVSTAFTPKVVASLEPRIAQVTNDLIDDIDGSGFDLVEKLAYPLPVIVIAELLGLPASDRAQLKSWSDELLSIQTGDFSDPKMLDEAQKKAENLNAYLLEHITRRRGNPTNDLLGKLVTAEVDGEGLDDTEIVNFSRLLLLAGHITTTMLLGNAMLCFEENPDSAAQVRADPSLVPAAVEEILRVRSPFLFVARVSTQDVELSGRTIPADKMVMAWLLGANHDERHFADPERFDIHRDPNRQAAFGHGIHFCLGAPLARLEARVALTAIFQRFADIRIADRSAVKFRETQGMYGVTYLPLEVERA; translated from the coding sequence ATGAAACAACCACCTTCGGTCGTCGATGGCGGCCGGGAACTGCTCGGCTGGTTACGCGAGATGCGCGACGACGAGCCGGTGGCCGTCGACGCGTACGGCATGTATCACGTCTTCCGCTTCGACGACGTGCAGGCCGTGACCACCGACCCGCCGGTGTTTTCCTCGGATTTCACCAGGATCATGCCGCAGGTCGAGGAGGGCGCGAAAGGCAGCCTGATCACCGCCGACCCGCCGCTGCACCGCAAACTGCGCCGGCTGGTGAGCACCGCGTTCACGCCGAAAGTCGTCGCGTCGCTGGAGCCGCGGATCGCCCAGGTCACCAACGACCTGATCGACGACATCGACGGCTCTGGCTTTGACCTGGTGGAAAAACTCGCCTATCCGCTGCCGGTCATCGTCATCGCCGAGCTGCTCGGCCTGCCGGCAAGTGACCGCGCGCAGCTGAAATCGTGGTCGGACGAACTGCTGTCCATCCAGACCGGCGACTTCAGCGACCCGAAAATGCTGGACGAGGCACAGAAGAAAGCCGAAAACCTCAACGCGTATCTGCTGGAGCACATCACCAGGCGGCGCGGCAACCCCACCAATGACCTGCTCGGCAAGCTGGTCACCGCCGAGGTCGACGGCGAAGGCCTGGACGACACCGAAATCGTCAACTTCTCGCGGCTGTTGCTGCTCGCCGGCCACATCACCACCACGATGCTGCTCGGCAACGCGATGCTCTGCTTCGAGGAAAATCCGGACTCTGCCGCGCAAGTGCGCGCGGACCCCTCGCTCGTACCAGCCGCGGTCGAAGAAATCCTGCGCGTACGATCGCCTTTCCTTTTCGTGGCAAGGGTGAGCACTCAGGACGTCGAGCTGTCGGGGCGTACGATCCCGGCCGACAAGATGGTGATGGCCTGGCTGCTCGGCGCCAACCACGACGAGCGGCACTTCGCCGACCCGGAGCGCTTCGACATCCACCGCGACCCCAACCGGCAGGCCGCCTTCGGCCACGGCATCCACTTCTGCCTCGGCGCGCCGCTGGCCCGGCTCGAGGCGCGCGTGGCACTGACGGCGATCTTCCAGCGGTTCGCGGACATCCGGATCGCGGACCGGTCGGCGGTGAAGTTCCGCGAGACGCAGGGCATGTATGGCGTCACGTACCTGCCACTGGAGGTCGAGCGCGCCTAG
- a CDS encoding SDR family oxidoreductase yields MNAPIPVRTPLPHALAGSTAVLIGGTSGIGLATGALLRSVGARVVLVGRDPERLSNAVARLGSDDVLGVAGDAGDEAVIAGAFDKAGQVDHVFVTAGGMHGAGPVAELSAEEIRATFDARLWPPFVAARIASTRLPAGGSITFTSGSLVVRPMAGMSAGLAVAGGVETLTRALAVELAPARLRVNTVRFGRIDTPLLRQLPGLDSDEAMAKAGATAPLGRVGTPEEAAAAALFVMSNNNVTGQVITVDGGETLV; encoded by the coding sequence ATGAACGCTCCTATCCCCGTGCGTACGCCGCTGCCGCACGCTCTCGCCGGCTCGACCGCCGTACTCATCGGCGGCACCTCCGGCATCGGCCTCGCGACCGGTGCGTTGCTGCGCTCCGTCGGCGCGCGAGTCGTACTGGTCGGCCGCGATCCTGAGCGGCTGAGCAACGCTGTCGCGCGGCTCGGCTCCGACGATGTTCTTGGCGTGGCCGGCGATGCCGGCGACGAGGCGGTCATCGCCGGGGCCTTCGACAAGGCGGGTCAGGTCGACCATGTTTTCGTGACGGCCGGCGGCATGCATGGCGCCGGCCCGGTGGCCGAGCTGTCCGCCGAGGAGATCCGCGCGACCTTCGATGCTCGCTTGTGGCCGCCGTTCGTCGCCGCGCGCATCGCCTCGACACGGTTGCCGGCCGGCGGCTCGATCACGTTCACGTCCGGCTCGCTGGTGGTCCGGCCGATGGCCGGCATGTCCGCCGGCCTGGCCGTGGCCGGCGGCGTCGAGACGCTGACCAGGGCCTTGGCCGTCGAACTGGCCCCGGCGCGGCTGCGCGTCAACACCGTACGCTTCGGCCGGATCGACACGCCGCTGCTGCGTCAGCTGCCCGGACTGGACTCCGACGAGGCGATGGCCAAAGCCGGCGCGACCGCGCCACTGGGCCGCGTCGGCACCCCCGAGGAGGCCGCGGCGGCGGCGCTTTTCGTGATGTCGAACAACAATGTCACCGGTCAGGTAATCACCGTCGACGGCGGCGAGACGCTTGTCTAG
- a CDS encoding VOC family protein has translation MTSDQVASVRYIVDDVPAAVDFYTTHLGFAPPEISAPAFAAVTRGPLRLLLAGPGSSGAKATPETYADAGRNRINLATDDLDAEIDRLRAAGVDFVSDVVSGPGGRQILVADPAGNLVELFEPRQG, from the coding sequence ATGACATCCGACCAGGTCGCGAGCGTTCGCTACATCGTCGACGACGTGCCAGCCGCGGTCGACTTCTACACCACGCACCTCGGCTTCGCGCCGCCGGAGATCTCCGCGCCGGCGTTCGCCGCGGTGACCCGCGGGCCGCTGCGACTGCTGCTGGCCGGTCCGGGAAGCTCCGGAGCCAAAGCCACGCCCGAGACGTACGCCGACGCCGGGCGTAACCGGATCAACCTCGCCACCGACGACCTCGACGCGGAGATCGACCGGCTGCGCGCCGCCGGCGTCGACTTCGTCTCCGACGTGGTGTCCGGTCCTGGCGGCCGGCAGATCCTGGTCGCCGACCCGGCCGGCAACCTCGTCGAGCTGTTCGAGCCGCGCCAGGGCTGA
- a CDS encoding TetR/AcrR family transcriptional regulator — MLDERGTRILDAATELLLRWGYRKITVEDIAREAGVGKGTVYLHWKTKQQVFYGVFMREAMELARAILDRIREDVTFVLPGPMAAETFRQVMARPIAKAMFTGDMEVLGELVKAAPQPMQLTSAAGFYDSYLALMRENGFVRDDLTNADLFYLMDASTVGFYVLHDLPLRPESSVDDRARLMEDAVDRMIGPTRRPDRRRLPRLHGAAIETFQKMVDALEQALVDSQVS; from the coding sequence ATGCTCGACGAGCGGGGGACGCGGATCCTCGACGCGGCGACGGAGTTGTTGCTGCGCTGGGGATATCGCAAGATCACCGTCGAGGACATCGCGCGCGAGGCCGGCGTCGGCAAGGGCACTGTCTATCTGCACTGGAAGACCAAGCAGCAGGTCTTCTACGGCGTGTTCATGCGCGAGGCGATGGAGCTCGCGCGCGCCATCCTCGACCGGATCCGCGAGGACGTCACGTTTGTCCTGCCCGGTCCGATGGCCGCCGAGACGTTCCGGCAGGTGATGGCCCGGCCGATCGCCAAGGCGATGTTCACCGGCGACATGGAGGTGCTCGGCGAGCTGGTCAAGGCCGCCCCGCAGCCGATGCAGCTGACCTCGGCGGCCGGCTTCTACGACAGCTATCTGGCGCTCATGCGGGAAAACGGGTTCGTACGCGACGACCTGACCAACGCCGACCTGTTCTATCTGATGGACGCCAGCACGGTCGGTTTCTATGTGCTGCACGACCTGCCGCTGCGGCCGGAGTCGTCGGTGGACGACCGCGCGCGACTGATGGAGGACGCGGTCGACCGGATGATCGGTCCGACCCGCCGGCCGGACCGGCGCCGGCTGCCGCGGCTGCACGGGGCCGCCATCGAGACTTTCCAGAAAATGGTCGACGCGCTGGAGCAGGCGCTGGTCGACTCACAGGTTTCCTAA
- a CDS encoding ArsR family transcriptional regulator, producing the protein MTAYGQAAPEFVQLSAHPLRWRLLTELAVGDRRVRELVDSVGERQSLISYHLRLLRDGGLVTARRSSFDGRDSYYHLDLDRCAGLLTATGPALHPALQLTPSPPPVLARTVSVLFSCTGNSGRSPIAEALLRQATDHVDVTSAGSNPKPQVHPHAVRLLRDDFGIDIGDQRPRHLDALADHRFDFVVTLCDKVREVCPDFPGHPRHLHWSMPDPAGEGTYAAYRRTAADIQTRVRHLIPVLAKEATS; encoded by the coding sequence GTGACGGCGTACGGTCAAGCGGCCCCGGAGTTTGTGCAGCTCAGCGCACATCCGCTGCGGTGGCGGCTGCTGACCGAGCTGGCCGTCGGTGACCGCCGGGTCCGCGAGCTGGTGGACAGCGTCGGTGAGCGGCAGAGCCTGATCTCATACCATCTGCGGCTGTTACGCGACGGCGGACTGGTGACCGCGCGGCGCAGCAGCTTCGACGGCAGAGACAGCTATTACCACCTGGATCTCGACCGCTGCGCCGGCCTGCTCACCGCGACCGGACCAGCGTTGCATCCGGCGCTCCAGCTCACGCCGTCGCCGCCACCGGTGCTGGCCCGTACGGTCTCTGTTTTGTTTTCGTGCACCGGAAACAGCGGCCGGTCGCCGATCGCCGAAGCCCTGTTACGCCAAGCGACCGACCATGTCGACGTGACGAGCGCCGGCAGCAATCCGAAACCGCAGGTGCATCCGCATGCGGTGCGTCTGCTGCGCGACGACTTCGGCATCGACATCGGCGACCAGCGGCCGCGGCATCTCGATGCGCTGGCAGATCACCGTTTCGACTTCGTCGTCACGCTGTGCGACAAGGTGCGTGAGGTCTGTCCGGACTTCCCCGGCCATCCGCGCCACCTCCACTGGAGCATGCCGGACCCGGCCGGGGAGGGGACGTACGCGGCCTATCGGCGGACCGCCGCGGACATCCAGACGCGTGTCCGGCACCTCATCCCCGTCCTCGCCAAGGAGGCGACATCATGA
- a CDS encoding DUF5753 domain-containing protein, which produces MSGMPPTSDPRMIKIQLGIALHQLREDAGLTAAEAAAAIGGKGPKLSKIENGKQAATPDEVEKLGELYGVTAKRRRYLVDLAWQIPKRSPRRSSMYRDAVPDWFERFLALESDTTAMRVYELALVTGLLQTEDYIRSTILAWEPATDPRLVERQVETRLKRQLALTRPNKPMELSVVMSEATLHQAIGSPAIMRAQLDHLIVLSERPNLRLQISPFQPQNRIVAVSPFTLLHLAGQALSAVYLEDALGATYLWEPEDYTRYAVLFDRLRDSSLPPDESRTLIDSMKETYS; this is translated from the coding sequence ATGTCCGGCATGCCACCCACGTCCGACCCGCGCATGATCAAAATCCAACTCGGCATCGCGCTCCATCAACTGCGCGAAGACGCCGGCCTGACCGCCGCCGAGGCGGCGGCCGCGATCGGCGGCAAGGGGCCGAAGCTCAGCAAGATCGAGAACGGCAAGCAGGCCGCCACGCCAGACGAGGTCGAGAAACTCGGCGAGTTGTACGGCGTGACCGCGAAACGGCGCAGATATCTGGTGGATCTCGCCTGGCAGATCCCCAAGCGGAGTCCACGGCGCAGCAGCATGTATCGCGACGCCGTACCAGACTGGTTCGAGCGCTTCCTCGCTCTCGAATCGGACACAACGGCGATGCGTGTGTACGAACTCGCGCTCGTCACGGGTCTGCTGCAGACCGAGGACTACATCCGGTCGACCATCCTCGCCTGGGAGCCGGCAACCGATCCGCGACTCGTCGAACGGCAGGTGGAGACACGGCTGAAGCGACAGTTGGCGTTGACGCGGCCAAACAAGCCGATGGAACTGTCTGTCGTGATGAGCGAAGCGACACTTCATCAGGCAATCGGCAGTCCGGCGATCATGCGAGCGCAGCTGGATCACCTGATCGTCTTGTCCGAGCGGCCGAACCTCCGCCTGCAGATTTCGCCGTTCCAGCCACAAAACCGTATCGTCGCGGTGTCACCGTTCACCTTGCTGCACCTTGCCGGTCAAGCGCTGTCGGCTGTCTACCTGGAGGACGCGCTCGGCGCGACGTACCTCTGGGAACCGGAGGACTACACACGCTACGCAGTGCTCTTTGATCGGCTCCGTGATTCTTCTTTGCCGCCTGACGAATCGCGCACCCTGATCGATAGCATGAAGGAGACCTACAGCTAG
- the ligD gene encoding non-homologous end-joining DNA ligase, translating to MARRQADPRGIPDAVEPMLATPATAELKQAMPASARWSYEFKSDGYRAIMRLSPTGEMALNSRNLNDFTAAYPELDGAVGPAYGGQTCVLDGEIVGLDANGRPDFMLLQNHGTGRTKVSYFVFDILRLGDRSLLDQPYAERRKLLEKLEPANPRRIAVPPSYDHAALSDAGLTPQGLLDVAREQRLEGVVGKISDSAYVPGRRSKEWLKFPLTQTQEVIVGGWRSGQGRRAGTIGALLLGAHHPDTGDLLYVGDVGTGFSDRVLLELQGKLEAISRRTAPFANEVPRDRAKDARWVRPSIVGEVEYRQFTSDGRLRHTAWRGLRPDRRPSEVTAPIS from the coding sequence ATGGCAAGGCGGCAGGCGGATCCGCGTGGCATACCGGACGCGGTGGAGCCGATGCTCGCGACACCGGCGACGGCTGAGCTGAAGCAGGCCATGCCGGCCAGTGCGCGGTGGAGCTATGAGTTCAAGTCGGACGGCTATCGCGCGATCATGCGGCTGTCGCCGACCGGTGAGATGGCGCTGAACAGCCGCAATCTCAACGATTTCACCGCCGCCTATCCCGAGCTCGACGGCGCCGTCGGTCCGGCGTACGGCGGCCAGACGTGCGTACTCGACGGCGAGATCGTCGGCCTGGACGCCAACGGCCGGCCAGACTTCATGCTGCTGCAGAACCACGGCACCGGCCGCACCAAGGTCAGCTATTTCGTCTTCGACATCCTGCGGCTCGGCGACCGCTCGCTGCTCGACCAGCCGTACGCGGAACGCCGTAAGCTGCTGGAAAAACTGGAGCCGGCCAACCCGCGACGGATCGCCGTGCCGCCGTCGTACGACCATGCCGCGCTGTCGGACGCCGGCCTGACACCGCAGGGTCTGCTGGATGTCGCTCGCGAGCAGCGGTTGGAGGGTGTGGTCGGGAAAATCAGCGACTCGGCGTATGTGCCTGGCCGGCGCAGCAAGGAATGGCTGAAGTTTCCGCTGACGCAGACGCAGGAGGTCATCGTGGGTGGCTGGCGGTCGGGACAGGGGCGCCGAGCCGGCACGATCGGCGCGCTGCTGCTCGGTGCGCACCACCCGGACACCGGTGACCTGCTCTATGTCGGCGATGTCGGCACCGGCTTTTCGGACCGCGTTTTACTTGAGTTACAAGGAAAACTCGAAGCGATCAGCCGTAGGACGGCGCCGTTTGCCAACGAGGTGCCGCGCGACCGGGCCAAGGACGCGCGGTGGGTCCGGCCCTCGATCGTCGGCGAGGTCGAATATCGCCAGTTCACCTCCGACGGCCGGTTGCGGCACACCGCGTGGCGCGGTCTGCGTCCCGACCGCCGACCGTCGGAGGTCACGGCGCCGATCTCCTAG
- a CDS encoding sensor domain-containing protein: MTNTASTPVLSGEHRPLLRRTGLDTAYGIGNFPVAVVRFVVLVTLFAVGIGTAVIGIGVPILVFALLVARWFADVERHWTGQVSGRPAPRPAYRSADGRKGLERILFPITEPQSWRDFLYGVFAFVPSIVAFVLTITWWAVGVGGTLYFLWGWSLPAESHGLAYLIGLGSSYGINVMLNTAIGLVFLATAPLVVRALAGANTAMSRVMLTTDWIGSAQK, from the coding sequence ATGACCAACACCGCATCGACCCCGGTGCTCTCCGGGGAACACCGGCCGCTGTTGCGCCGGACCGGCCTGGACACCGCCTACGGCATCGGCAACTTTCCGGTGGCGGTCGTACGTTTCGTCGTACTCGTCACGCTTTTCGCGGTCGGCATCGGCACGGCGGTGATCGGCATCGGCGTGCCGATTCTGGTTTTCGCGCTGCTGGTGGCGCGCTGGTTCGCCGACGTCGAGCGGCACTGGACCGGCCAGGTCAGCGGCCGCCCGGCGCCGCGGCCCGCGTATCGCAGCGCGGACGGCCGAAAAGGCCTGGAGCGCATTCTCTTCCCGATCACCGAGCCGCAGAGCTGGCGCGATTTCCTTTACGGCGTTTTCGCCTTCGTCCCGTCGATCGTTGCGTTCGTTCTCACGATCACCTGGTGGGCCGTCGGCGTCGGCGGCACGCTGTATTTCCTCTGGGGTTGGAGCCTGCCGGCCGAGAGCCACGGCCTGGCTTATCTGATCGGCCTCGGCAGCTCGTACGGCATCAACGTGATGCTCAACACCGCGATCGGCCTGGTTTTCCTGGCGACCGCGCCCCTGGTCGTACGCGCGCTGGCCGGCGCCAACACCGCGATGTCCCGGGTGATGCTCACCACTGACTGGATCGGCTCAGCTCAGAAGTAA
- a CDS encoding response regulator transcription factor, producing the protein MRILVVEDESDLRDALHLSLRGAGFAVDVVADLPDADFALSVNAYDCTIFDRRLPTGDSLPFVRDRRAAGWRVPVLFLTGAMTQVPHLLEGLASGDDYLTKPFDMAELVARVRRLSHSGVVSGPPPVLRCGDLELDPGRREVRRAGTLLMLTKRQFAVLELLMRHHPRPVSVPTLIDECWDIGTDPNAVQQLMTQLRKKLHNPPIILNVKGVGYRLAT; encoded by the coding sequence ATGCGGATCCTGGTGGTCGAAGACGAGAGCGACCTGCGCGACGCCTTGCACCTGTCGCTGCGCGGCGCGGGGTTTGCCGTCGACGTGGTGGCAGACCTGCCAGACGCCGACTTCGCGCTGTCGGTCAACGCGTACGACTGCACGATCTTCGACCGGCGGCTGCCGACCGGCGACTCGCTGCCGTTCGTACGCGACCGGCGGGCCGCCGGCTGGCGGGTGCCGGTGCTGTTCCTGACCGGCGCGATGACGCAGGTGCCGCACCTGTTGGAGGGATTGGCGTCCGGCGACGACTACCTGACCAAGCCGTTCGACATGGCCGAGCTGGTCGCGCGGGTACGCCGGCTGAGCCACAGCGGAGTCGTCTCCGGTCCGCCGCCGGTGCTGCGCTGCGGCGACCTGGAGCTGGATCCCGGCCGGCGCGAGGTGCGCCGCGCCGGGACCCTGCTGATGCTGACGAAACGGCAGTTCGCGGTGCTGGAACTGCTGATGCGCCACCATCCGCGGCCGGTGTCGGTGCCGACGCTCATCGACGAGTGCTGGGACATCGGCACCGACCCCAACGCCGTACAACAACTGATGACGCAGCTGCGCAAGAAGCTGCACAACCCGCCGATCATCCTCAACGTGAAAGGCGTCGGCTATCGGCTGGCGACCTGA
- a CDS encoding TetR/AcrR family transcriptional regulator, with amino-acid sequence MSPEATNDPPAPGTVRPRGRTERVRQAVVAATMTELLAGGYGELTVERVAATAGVAKSTVYRRWRDTGGLLAEWLDGMAAEEIPIPDTGSIEEDLRRFAIEITRVYTELPAGDMVLALIAEAVRNSQIAGDLRDFWRKRNDRAAEIARRAIAREELPEDTDPVEVIRAVAAPIYYRLLVTHEPIDEAVAEQAAAAVLAGARAGAYARR; translated from the coding sequence TTGTCGCCAGAGGCAACGAACGATCCGCCAGCGCCAGGCACGGTGCGTCCGCGCGGCCGTACGGAGCGCGTACGCCAGGCGGTCGTCGCCGCGACCATGACCGAACTGCTCGCCGGTGGATACGGCGAGCTCACCGTCGAGCGAGTGGCCGCGACCGCCGGGGTCGCCAAGAGCACCGTCTATCGGAGGTGGCGCGACACCGGTGGACTGTTGGCGGAGTGGCTCGACGGCATGGCCGCGGAGGAGATCCCGATCCCCGACACCGGGTCGATCGAGGAGGACCTGCGACGGTTTGCCATCGAGATCACGCGCGTCTACACCGAGCTGCCAGCCGGCGACATGGTGCTGGCCCTCATCGCCGAGGCCGTACGCAACAGCCAGATCGCCGGCGACCTACGTGATTTTTGGCGCAAGCGCAACGATCGCGCCGCCGAGATCGCGCGCCGCGCGATCGCGCGCGAGGAACTGCCGGAGGACACCGACCCGGTCGAGGTCATCCGAGCCGTCGCCGCGCCGATCTACTATCGGCTGCTGGTCACGCACGAGCCGATCGACGAGGCGGTCGCCGAGCAGGCCGCCGCGGCGGTGCTGGCTGGCGCTCGCGCCGGCGCGTACGCGCGCCGTTAG
- a CDS encoding pyridoxamine 5'-phosphate oxidase family protein: MDPLTVTQGYGPGRGPGPIAQPEDKLSELLGSQDFGVLATVKRDGTPHLTTMSYSWSPEERLIRITSVDDRIKVRHIRNDPRAALHVSTADHLAFVVAEGRAEVSEVTTVPGDATGRELLSIQKVPVAAADEERFFHNMVEDRRLVIRIHVTHVYSGGLGV; encoded by the coding sequence ATGGATCCACTGACGGTGACCCAGGGCTATGGACCGGGACGCGGACCGGGGCCGATCGCGCAGCCCGAGGACAAGCTCAGCGAGCTGCTCGGCTCGCAGGATTTCGGTGTGCTGGCGACGGTGAAACGCGACGGCACACCGCATCTGACCACGATGTCCTACAGCTGGTCGCCGGAGGAGCGACTGATCCGGATCACCTCGGTGGACGACCGGATCAAGGTGCGCCACATCCGCAACGATCCGCGTGCCGCGTTGCACGTGTCGACCGCCGACCACCTCGCTTTCGTCGTGGCAGAAGGAAGAGCCGAGGTGTCGGAGGTGACGACCGTCCCCGGCGACGCGACCGGCCGCGAGCTGTTGTCGATCCAGAAGGTGCCGGTCGCCGCCGCGGACGAGGAGCGGTTTTTTCATAACATGGTGGAAGATCGCCGGCTGGTGATCCGCATCCACGTGACGCACGTCTACAGCGGTGGTCTCGGGGTCTGA